TTTGGGAGGCATTGAGTCAACTTTAATGCGATTATCCTCAAACGACCAGAAGAGCAGGATGTTACTCGGCTGGTCGTGCTAAAACGTGGCTGGCTGGGAAGAGCGAGGATGGGAGGATACAAACTCCAAAGTCGCAACATTGTAATATGTTGTATTATCTACAATAAATTATTCTATGCCATCAAATGTATCATTGTTTGGTACAAGCCAAGCTTTCTACATTAGCAAATATTGTACAAGATGAATTTGTGACAAACAAATGAATTCCCACTTACCACCAACAATGGGgtgtgattattttttttgggccaacaAACACGGTTCACGGTACAACAACAGTTGGTTTTTATTGGTCCATTTTTGTTGGGACCAAGAGGGGACATGTTGTTTGCCTTGTCTTTATGTTGGCTCACTTTATCCAAAATGAGTCTCAtatctattacacaaaaatcaaaccaaTAAATTTACCTCTCCTCTTTCAATACAATCATATGGAAAATGAGATAGATACATAATAGTTGGTATACATaatatacataatctatgtggcatgccaactaagcatgccacatagatgtttaaacaaaaccctaaaatccaCATGGCTTTCCCGCTTATATCTCTTTAGAATATCACTCTTTTCTAGACTGTACTATAATCATTCTCATACGTTACCGACTCTCATACGTTACAGCCTTCGACGAGTTATTCTCTCTTCTCCAACTCCGGCTACAAGCCTCTTCGTGCCTCTCTCTTCTTCGACTTCGGCAACAAGCTTCTTCGTGCAGCGATATTATCCGACTCCGGCTACAAGCTTCTTCGTGTCTCTCTCTTCTCCGACGCCGACTGCAAGCTTCTTTGTGTCTCTCTCATCTTCGACTCCGGCTACAAGAATATCAGTGCCTCTCTGTTTCGACTAGTGCGATTACTTGTGTTACTCCCGACGACTTACGAGTTATGAGTTTCCCTAGGTTTTCAAGGTTCATATTCTCTTATTCAATGTTTTTTATGAACACTAGAGTTTATGTTTTGGATCTGAATGGTATCGGTCATAATGAGTTGGATGTGGTAGATGTTGATGTTATTATTTGTTCTCCTTGTTGTAACTGAACTAGATGTGGGTAAATCCCATGTTATTCCTTTTACATTTGTTGTGTTTGAAGTATTATTTGACAATGTTGGTGATGAACAATTATTGTTCCTTTAAGATGTCTTCCATAGTGGGACTTTATCAATGGAGataccaattttttttaatgtcagtTACTTATTACATTACGTTTCGAAAGTGTATTTGGTATCAGTtcttaatgcattacgaataaTCAATGTATTTAAACCAGTTATTCATTGTATAGATATTTTCCTTGTTAAATAGGTTGGTCTTACTTTGATGGCGGACTTTATCACTGGGATAGAAATCTTTGTCATGCCATTAGTTTATTACATTACGATTTTGAAAGTGTATTTGGTATCAGTtcttaatgcattacgaataaTCAATGTATTTAAACCAGTTATTCATTGTATAGATATTTTCCTTGTTAAATAGGTTGGTCTTACTTTGATGGTGGGACTTTATCATTGGGATAGAAATCTTTGTCATGCCATTAGTTTATTACATTACGATTTTGAAAGTGTATTTGTTACCCAGtttttaatgcattacgaataaCCAGTGTACTactgaatttatattttattcctaacaaatatatgtttcaatattttttttgcagTGAAGATATGGTTTCACTTGATGATATTGCTAGTgagatcaatatcaatcaacttGATTGTGTTCAAACTGGTACAAAGACTGTTGGATCGAATGTGCCAGTTATAGGAATGCTGTTTGAATCGGTTGAtgatatatttaaattttacaagAAATATGGTCAAGTAAATGGGTTTTCAGTCAAGAGGAGGTCATTAACGAAGGATGCGAATGGTGATTacaaatatatgatattttcaTGCGGGAGGTCGAATAAATTTGTATCACGTTCGAAGAATCCAGTCAATCATCGTGGCTATAGTAAGAATGAGTGCAAGGCGAGGCTTGTTGGTAGACTTTCTGTTGATGGGAAATGgaagattacattgtttgaagatGTCCACAACCACGATCTAAGTCCTAGTCATTCTAGATTCTTCTCATGTAACAGAGAAATAAATCCGTCTATGAAAAGACAACTAGAGATTAATGATATTGCTGGAATTCGACCGAACAAGAGTTTCAATTCATTTGTCATTGGTGCCGGTGGTCATGATAATATTCAATTTCTGGAGAGAGATACTAGAAACCTTCTTGCTAGGACTAGGCGTTTGCGCCTTGGCGAAGGGGATGCTAATGCCATACATGATTACTTTCTTAAAATGCAAGCTAATAATCAGGGGTTTTTTTCATTGATAGATTGGGATGATGATGGGCGTTTAAGGAACGTTTTTTGGGCAGATCCGCGTAGCAGGGCAGCTTATCATGAATTTGGTGATGTCGTTACGTTCGATACGACATACCTAACTACCAAGTATGACATGCCATTTGCCCCCTTTGTTGGTGTCAATCACCGTGGGCATTCAATACTTCTTGGTTGTGGTTTGATTTCTAGTGAGGACACTAAAACCTTCGTTTGGTTATTTAGGACATGGTTAGCGTGCATGGGTGGTGTTGCTCCTCATGGTATAATCACTGACCAGGATAGGGCAATGAAGAATGCGATTGAAATTGTCTTCCCAAACACAAAGCATAGATTGTGTTTATGGCATATCATGAAGAAGGTGCCTGAGAAATTTGGTTCACATGGAGAATATGAATCCATCAAGCGAATGTTGGCCGAAGCTGTTTATGACTCCCATAGTATCGATGAATTTGAAAGTacgtttgttatttattttttctttatgcttattgtcaataatttttttattacatttgTTCGTCATGTGTTTATGTATGTTAGTGACTTTTAATACACTAAATAATtcacagtgtaattaattaattaattacactgtgaacatcaaatttatttatctAACTAACGATTCTTTGTTTTGTATTAGATAAATGGAGTATGCTTATTTATCTGCATAATCTGGATGGTAATTCTTGGCTGGAGAATATGTACTTGGAGAAAGAAAAGTGGGTTCCTATCTacgtcaaaaaatatttttgggcgGGAATGTCAACAACTGGTCGAAGCGAGAGCATGAATGCTTTCTTTGACGGTTATGTGAACTCAAAGACAACGTTGAAACAATTTGTCGAGCAATATCGTAATGCTTTGCAGAAGAAAATTGAGAAGGAATGTCAGGCGGATTTTGACTTATCCCACAAGCAGTTAGTGTGTGTTACAAAATACGAAATGGAAATGCAAATGCAAAAAGTGGTGACTCAAGAGAAGTTTTTAGAGTTTTAGAAGGAATTGAGTGGGATGATGTATTGCGGTATcaaatcaatgtgtaccgttgatTTAGGGACACAATACATTCTATACGAAGACATTTTTTATGGTGAAGGTGGCAAGAAGAAAGTTATATTCACTGTAATGTATGATGAACTTAACGTTGGGTGttcttgtttgaactttgagttTAGGGGTATTTTGTGCAGGCATGCTATAACTGTCCTTCTGGCGAATGATGAGTATTTACTTCCGGCACATTACATCTTCCCACGGTGAAGGAAAGATGTTAGAAGATGTCATTCTCGAGTGAAAATAAACTTTGATGGGTGGACAACCACAAATGATCAAGTTCGGTATGATCACATGTGTAAGATATTTGCTCGATTGGCAGACTTGGCGGCATAAAATGAACACCATTATTCAAACGTCATAAAGTGGATTGAAGGGTGCATAAATAACATGACAACAATTCCAACGCGAATATCGATTGCTTCTTTGACAGTGGGTTCTTCAATATCTAATGATCCAATAATCAAAAGAGGGAAAGGAGCCCACGCAGTGTAATGAAGAAGAAAGTCTTCAAGAGGAATTATGTTGGTAGCACGAGCAACGCAGCTGGAGGATCTGGGACAAATGGAGATCTAGGGTGTTGAGTGTTGTTATCATTACAGTAGCTAAATACATTATGTTTTTAGTTGTGGTTTTGTATCACTGTTTTTAATGCATTATGAATCAACAGTGTAATTATCTGTTGTTATCATTACAGGAGCTAAATACATTATATCTTTAGTTGCGGTTTTGTATAACTGTTTTTAATGTATTATGAATTAACAGCGTAATTATCGGTTGTTATCATTCCAGTAGCTAAATACATTATGCTTTTGTAGTGGGTTTGTATCACTGTTTTTAATGCATTATGAATCAACAGTGTAATTATCTATCGTTATCATTCCTGTATATAAATACATTATGTTTTTAGTAGTGTTTTTGTATCACTGTTTTTAATGCATTATGAATTAACGGTCCCATTATTACACTgtcattattataatttatttcaCTTGATTGTTTTAGTTTGGTTTCTGTGTTCCATTTGTCTATGAACAAATCTATTATTGTGTATGAGGTTTAGTAATGTGTGGATATTCATATCACATTTTTTAATGCATTATGAAATAACCATATATTTACGTACAAAATGCTTCAATTGATGTGAGCAAAAATATACATAGATAACCATTTCAAGTTATAAGTCTCACTTTACTTTTAAGCATCCGAACATCAACAAAATTATAACATTGTGAGTTTAACACGTCTTTCCTTCCCaattaaataactaaataaatgTCTTGCTCATCATTTCCACTTTTTTGTAGTGATACACATCCCATGAATGTCCACCATCATTCAAAAAGTTTTGAATGTATTTCGTCCTAAGTTGGTAGATGTCTGTTTTGGTCAGCTTCTTCTTTATGCTCACGTTGTTGAATATGTAATCAATTAGGTACATGCATATTAAGCCGCAATCTACCCTGTTTTTAATTACAAAAGAATGTGtcagtgtatttatatatattttctaaacaacaaattaaaggaaaaatTATTCGGACATACTTAACCCAAATACATTACACAACGTAAAAGTTATATAAAATACTATATAATTGAATGAGAAATCACTAAAAATTTtgacagcatctccccataaattagGGAACCCAACCTGTAAACAAATCCAGAAATACATATAACACTTCTAAGTCCATCAACACCCAcggtccaccatcaaacacaaAGGCAGGGTAGTTATAGATTTGTTCATACACAATAAATACATTACAAACCTCGTAGTGTGATGAATATTTGATTTACAAACACAAATGGAACCAAACAACAACAATCAAGtcaaataaattataataatcGCACTGTAATAATTTAGactctaaaaaaaatatcaaccaacaaacaaaactgaatctttcaataaaaaaatggTTAAGAACAGCATACTGGCAGTGTAGTTCGCATAATGTGAAAGCGAACCATTAAACGAAATACACTAAATAATGGCAGTGTATTTCGGAACTTATGAAGTCGGTGCTTGTTGTGGTGTGTCCCACATTGTGACCAATTTTTGTTGAGTGTATTGACTGCCAACAGGTGGTGGAAATAGAGTATCGTAATAAGCTATCtgcatacattatatatatatatatataaacattattacaatatacttatatatatatgtacttattTACATTATAGATGGAGGCTTACTAGTTTCTCAGCATCTTTCAAGTATGGGTCTACTCTTGTTTTCCTCCTTGGTAACAAGGAATTGTAGTGCATCCATATGCCATCCTCAGTGTCTAGAACCAACAATGTCCAGTGATTTGGAACTTCATGATTTCCAGCTGCATGGAGTGGGAAAATGATAAACCTATATCTAGTCCCACTACCACGAAGTTTGTCAGAGATGAATTTGTTAATTAGAGAATCATTATTCATCCTCAAGAATGCCATGCATGAACTTGTAATCGCAAAGGAAGCGGTCTTGCAAATCTCAGGAGGTGGATCACGCACAATAGGACCTTGTTTCATTGTAAGATATTCCATGTGGGCATTAATGATCTGCAAAAAAATTACAGTGTATTTATATAGGTTACTTAAGAAATATTGGTTAACATAGTTTATCAAAGGTACATTTTATAACATGTATACTTACATTGTTCGTGATCATATTACTGTTATAAATGGTTAATATATCACTTCACAGCAACTGATTCTCACCATTCCACAGAACAATACTGTAAAGACAACATACAATGGTGCAATCATATTATTAcactataattataataatgtaattatcaAAATTATAGGAATTGTAATCAAGGCATTTTAATAAGAATACGTATGGAACTTACTTGGATTTTTTAATACAATCTATAGCCTTCAATTTATCCCGATCAGATGGAATAAGGTGCTTGTAGATTGCACACTTTGTGTCCATAACTTATTCTTTGCTCATAGAAGGCTCCGGTGTCTTGCAATCATCAATATTGATAATTGTCAACTCCTTCCCATAGACTTTTGTTTTCGGCCTTTTATTTTGCACCTCATACTCAAAGTCCGAATCTTTATTTGAGATGCGTTCCTTTTTTTTAGTACCCTTTATCATTGAGTTAGGGGTATATTTAGTCTTCAAACTTCGAGTTTGCTCCTGGTCAGCTATTTTCTTCATTGCTTCTGCCCTTTTCTCATTCGTTTCATCTTCATTGAACACTAATTGAGCTATGATATTATCATAGATTGTATCCTCTTTTACAGCCTCTTCTTTTTCTAATAATTCACTGTCAGGAATGACAAATTGGTCATCAAGTGACTGCCATTTGTCATTAACTTCAACAATCTCCAATGTATTTGGCACCGCATCGTTCAGCGTTTGAATTTCAACATTAAGCTGAACGTTTGTGGTAATTACCCGATCCAATTCAACTTGTAGctcttgattttttctttgttcattaTCCTTCTCAACCCGAAGCAATTCAAGAGCATTCGTTTTGGACTTCAACTCTTCCTCcaattcttgtattttttgggaTTCATCAATTGATTGATCTCCTCCCGAATGTTTTTCAACATCATCTTCACTGCCATTATCGGATTCAGATGATGGATCACTGTGGACTGAACTGATGCTTCGTGTGTCCACATCAGAACCTGCTTCTAATGGCACACAATCATTCCGCAGTGCTTCTATCTCTTTTTCATCACTGGACAATTCACCTTCAATCACCTGTTGACAGTTGCATATCAAATAGGTGTGCTATACATTATAATTTGGTAAAGTATTTAAGTACATTGAACCAAAATAGTATAAATACATTATATTTTGTAGATTATTTAAGTActgtgaaaagaaaaaatataaatacattatCAAATTGTAAAGTATTTAAAAATGTCAACCAAAAATCCAACAAATACTCTATAGACTCGGCAATGTAATTATAATATGATCAAGTATTTATTATTGTGaaccaaaataatataaatacatTATTATTTGATAGATtaatttttgttcaataaaaCAGTATAAATACATTATCAAATTGTAAAGTATTTAAAACTATCAACCAAAAATCATACAAATACACTATAATTTAGTCAATGTAATAATAAACTGTCAAATACATTATAATTATGTAAAGTAGCTAGTTATTGTGTGAACCGAAACAatataaatacattataatttgATAGATTAATTAAGTTTTGTAAACTAAAACATTATAAATACATTATAAAATTGTAAAGTATTTAAAacatttaaacaaaaatcatacAAATACACTATACACACACGCAATGTAATTATAAACTTTCAACTTTAGATAAATTAACGTAATTTACTAACCTTCCCCCCACCAAAGTGcgtatatattgttttttgaaGTCCTTTCGCCATCCACTTACGTCCCACTTTACAAACCTTGGGAAGACGCCAGACTTTGCGGGGGTGAAAACAGTTGTGTGTTCACAAAACCAATACTGCATGCAAATACACATAAACTGTCACTGTAAATACACATCAAGAGTACTCGCACAAAGTAGTTATTACTTACCGAGATCAAAGTTGCACAACCTGTAactttgtttgtttccttttggtACTTCTTAATTGATTGCATAATGTTCTCTGAGATTGCCTGCGACCAATTCCATTTCTTCATGTCCTCGACCACCTCAACAAATTTTACTAAAGCCCATGGTAACGCATATGCTCTTGTTGAAAAGAACAGAGTAAGACATGTGTATAACACAAACAAACGTGCGACATCTTTTGCGTCCTCCTCAATATCCCCCATCAAAGCATTGTCAATTGCTTGCTTTATGTTGGGTGATCGCATCATATCAATTCCATTAAACTTTCGATTCACAAACTCACAATCATCGGGCATCTTGCTTCGGCCTATCTCCAATGGAATATCTCCAGACACTACTCCAAATATCAAAGAAGCATCATTCTCTGTAATGGTAACTCTCTTACCTCCAAGAATAAACGATCCACGCTTATcgttgtaggtgccaaaaatgtcTTGTACGATCAAATCGTGTTTCTTGGTATTTAATTCTTATGCTCCTCCTTCTTGAACACTTTGTACAAGTTCCAAAAAGGTGTCATTTGTAAAAACTTTTTATGACTACTCTTCAATCGCACGCTTCTTAATAGTGTCGCTATTCCTTGCATATTAGATCGGTATTGTAATTTGACCATACTGAAATACAAACTGGTAGTGTATTATACagtaaaataaatcattaaagCGAAAAAGTAAAGCAATTACATTCTGCATATAGTAATATACCAATACATTATTCAAAATGGTAATGTACTATACAGTAGGGGGACGTTTCACAAATTGAACCCACCCACCAATTGAAGTAAACCATTCAAACCAATTGCATCATTAATTACCTTAATTTACAGTAGTGTATTTTACATTTTAATCCCACCAATTGAAGCACTCACAAATCGACAATGTATTTATATACCCAAAACAAATGGTAATGTAATCAAAGTTTTTAGTTAACTAAACCCAGCAAAACAAAGCCATTCAAACACACAAATATGCAGTGTAGTTATATACCCATAAAAAATGGTAGTGTAATCAAAGTTTTTATCTGCCTACACAGTTCAACCGAGCAAAACAAAGCCATTCAAACACACAAATCTGCAGTGTAGTTATATACCCACCCCACATGGTAGTGTAATCTAAGTTTTGAGCTACCTCAACAATggaagtgggaaaaaaaaaatcaagcactCACAAATCAACAGTGTAGTTATATACCCACAAAAAATGGTAGTGTAATCAAAGTTTTTATCTACCTACATAGTTCAACCGAGCAAAACAACTCCATTAAAATACACAAATCGGCAGTGTATTATATACCCACACAAAATTATAGTGTAATCAACTACCTTATCTACATATACAATGAAACCGTGTAAAAAAAGATCAGTaaaca
This genomic window from Tripterygium wilfordii isolate XIE 37 chromosome 9, ASM1340144v1, whole genome shotgun sequence contains:
- the LOC120005939 gene encoding protein FAR-RED IMPAIRED RESPONSE 1-like codes for the protein MVSLDDIASEININQLDCVQTGTKTVGSNVPVIGMLFESVDDIFKFYKKYGQVNGFSVKRRSLTKDANGDYKYMIFSCGRSNKFVSRSKNPVNHRGYSKNECKARLVGRLSVDGKWKITLFEDVHNHDLSPSHSRFFSCNREINPSMKRQLEINDIAGIRPNKSFNSFVIGAGGHDNIQFLERDTRNLLARTRRLRLGEGDANAIHDYFLKMQANNQGFFSLIDWDDDGRLRNVFWADPRSRAAYHEFGDVVTFDTTYLTTKYDMPFAPFVGVNHRGHSILLGCGLISSEDTKTFVWLFRTWLACMGGVAPHGIITDQDRAMKNAIEIVFPNTKHRLCLWHIMKKVPEKFGSHGEYESIKRMLAEAVYDSHSIDEFENKWSMLIYLHNLDGNSWLENMYLEKEKWVPIYVKKYFWAGMSTTGRSESMNAFFDGYVNSKTTLKQFVEQYRNALQKKIEKECQADFDLSHKQLVCVTKYEMEMQMQKVVTQEKFLEF